A single genomic interval of Acidobacteriota bacterium harbors:
- a CDS encoding ComF family protein, protein MRASVVKARAWLDAAIDFAFPPLCLGCGEFVPEGVSVCRRCLQRIDRFEYPICLTCSNAVERGSRCTLCGADSLLLFAYGNYVDPLKQIVVQFKFRGIRTPARLFASLLAEKYSERIQSLGADLLVPIPLHMSREYHRGYNQALLLAKELECRLHVTCDDGRIFRVRKRRPQTRLRKTDRASNIRGVFRAVPSGGQGRRVILVDDVVTSGATVREARNELSQAGCTVVAVIAIGHGL, encoded by the coding sequence ATGAGGGCTTCCGTTGTCAAGGCGCGGGCATGGCTGGACGCAGCCATCGACTTTGCTTTTCCTCCGCTCTGTCTCGGATGCGGGGAATTCGTTCCAGAGGGTGTGTCCGTCTGCCGGCGTTGCCTGCAGAGAATAGACCGCTTCGAATATCCCATCTGCCTGACCTGCTCGAATGCCGTGGAGCGGGGGAGTCGTTGTACGCTGTGCGGTGCCGACTCACTTTTGCTCTTCGCATATGGCAACTATGTCGATCCGCTGAAGCAAATCGTCGTCCAGTTCAAGTTTCGCGGCATCAGGACGCCTGCCCGACTGTTTGCCTCCCTGCTCGCCGAGAAGTACTCTGAGCGCATTCAGTCCCTGGGGGCTGATCTGCTGGTGCCGATTCCGCTGCACATGTCCAGAGAATACCATCGCGGATACAATCAGGCCCTGCTGCTGGCTAAAGAGCTGGAATGCCGGTTGCACGTTACATGCGACGATGGTCGCATATTCCGGGTCAGGAAGCGCCGGCCTCAGACGCGATTACGGAAAACGGATCGGGCCAGTAACATCAGGGGAGTGTTCAGGGCGGTGCCGTCCGGCGGCCAGGGCCGTCGAGTCATCCTTGTCGATGACGTGGTCACGAGCGGCGCCACCGTAAGGGAGGCCCGCAATGAGCTCAGCCAGGCCGGCTGTACGGTCGTGGCCGTGATAGCCATCGGGCACGGGTTGTGA
- a CDS encoding tyrosine recombinase translates to MADTFEFLIDDFLQHLKLERGLAPNSLAAYRADLKEARQGLRVDDPRLVSPTAVCGHFGNLARLGRKPATLARKISSIKHFFEYLKDIALVAENPALAYAAPKISRYHPDYISPGEIDGLINAVSPGSRTAARDRAIIEVLYGCGLRLSELINLKLSYIEFEAGFVRVTGKGNKQRLVPLGDPARQALEAFMDSDQTARAAPFRDLVFVNRTGKPYSRVGIWKVVKRLVRAAGIAKRVTPHTFRHSFATHLLEGGADLRVVQEMLGHADISTTEIYTRIDRDYIVAEHRKYHPRELAGFKRD, encoded by the coding sequence ATGGCCGACACGTTTGAATTTCTTATCGATGATTTCCTGCAGCATCTCAAGCTGGAGCGGGGGCTGGCCCCGAACAGCCTTGCGGCCTATCGGGCTGACCTTAAGGAAGCCAGGCAGGGACTGCGCGTTGACGACCCCCGCCTGGTATCCCCGACGGCTGTGTGCGGGCATTTCGGTAATCTGGCCCGTCTGGGTCGCAAACCCGCGACGCTCGCGCGCAAGATTTCCAGTATCAAACACTTCTTCGAGTATCTGAAAGATATCGCTCTGGTGGCGGAAAACCCGGCACTGGCGTACGCCGCTCCCAAAATCTCACGCTATCATCCCGACTACATTTCGCCGGGGGAAATCGACGGCCTTATCAACGCCGTGAGCCCGGGTTCGAGAACTGCCGCCCGCGACCGGGCGATTATCGAGGTGCTGTACGGCTGTGGGTTGCGCCTTTCTGAGCTGATCAACCTCAAGCTCTCCTACATCGAGTTTGAAGCCGGTTTCGTCAGGGTTACCGGCAAGGGAAACAAGCAGAGGCTGGTGCCGCTGGGGGACCCGGCCCGGCAGGCGCTGGAGGCGTTTATGGACTCGGACCAGACCGCGCGGGCCGCGCCGTTTCGCGACCTGGTGTTTGTCAACCGGACCGGCAAACCGTACTCGCGGGTGGGTATCTGGAAGGTAGTGAAAAGGCTGGTCAGGGCCGCCGGGATAGCCAAGCGCGTCACTCCTCACACGTTTCGCCATTCCTTTGCCACGCATCTTCTTGAAGGCGGCGCCGACCTGCGGGTGGTACAAGAAATGCTCGGTCATGCCGATATATCTACGACGGAGATCTACACCCGAATCGACCGGGATTATATCGTTGCAGAACATCGAAAATATCACCCTCGAGAACTGGCCGGATTCAAAAGGGACTAA
- a CDS encoding diguanylate cyclase, which produces MQNIENITLENWPDSKGTNAVSKPTFHFAIKQSEISLDFHLRQFFREEEVSFHYFRDFIDLNTICLRYAVDAILIGGKSLFLRELELTRAIKNNIQLSIVPVILYHPSPAKDIIIAAYENGAEEFIYGEWIDRFVEVRIRRVVERSRRDLSVNPTTRLPGPAMIEREIERQMSLGEEFAVCYADLDNFKAYNDYYGYAYGDRIIRMTGRVLKDIVYDLCQEGFVGHIAGDDFICVIPRDLVDETCYWVIKCFDAFVQFRYSEEDRDRGFIVTTNRRGIVERFPILSISIAVIINEEGKFRHIGELSKMLADLKKATKAMPGSNYMIERRKKY; this is translated from the coding sequence TTGCAGAACATCGAAAATATCACCCTCGAGAACTGGCCGGATTCAAAAGGGACTAATGCGGTCTCGAAGCCCACTTTCCATTTTGCGATCAAGCAGTCTGAAATCAGTCTGGATTTCCACCTCAGGCAGTTCTTTCGCGAGGAGGAAGTCTCGTTTCACTACTTCCGGGATTTCATTGACCTGAATACGATCTGTCTGCGGTATGCCGTCGATGCGATTCTCATCGGCGGCAAGTCACTGTTTCTAAGAGAGTTAGAGCTAACCCGGGCCATCAAGAACAACATCCAACTATCCATCGTTCCGGTTATCCTCTATCATCCGTCTCCGGCCAAGGACATCATCATCGCTGCCTATGAAAACGGTGCCGAGGAGTTCATCTACGGTGAGTGGATTGACAGGTTCGTGGAGGTTCGGATTCGCCGCGTCGTTGAACGCAGCCGCAGGGACCTCTCGGTCAACCCGACCACCCGGCTCCCCGGACCGGCCATGATCGAGCGGGAGATCGAGCGCCAGATGAGTCTTGGCGAAGAGTTCGCCGTATGCTACGCCGACCTCGATAACTTCAAGGCCTACAACGACTACTACGGATACGCCTACGGCGACCGCATCATCCGCATGACCGGCCGGGTCCTGAAGGACATCGTATACGATCTGTGCCAGGAGGGGTTTGTCGGTCACATCGCCGGTGATGATTTCATCTGCGTCATTCCGCGAGATCTCGTCGATGAAACCTGCTACTGGGTGATCAAGTGCTTTGACGCTTTTGTCCAGTTCAGGTACAGCGAAGAAGACAGGGACCGCGGATTCATCGTGACGACCAACCGTCGGGGGATCGTCGAGCGGTTTCCCATTCTCAGTATCTCGATTGCAGTTATCATCAACGAAGAGGGCAAGTTCCGGCATATTGGCGAGCTGTCCAAGATGCTGGCAGACCTCAAGAAAGCCACCAAGGCCATGCCCGGCTCCAATTACATGATTGAGCGGCGGAAGAAGTACTGA
- a CDS encoding SdrD B-like domain-containing protein: MIRITNYVLLFALLMLVVGGCSRDYSPVDSQAPADVGRAAAPGLSLAAEDTFKSATLYVNVIEPSGQPVNVHRITNSWEEMTVTWNNFAAAFAPETWGSFTADGADWRSTDVTALVQAWMNGTYDNYGFLLDQFDPDYPRTKYFSREASANQPYLEVCYETDGGEECTNIFPVADAYIFEYTPDENRGDSPFLYTGRYEEGGPEKQTLIRFELPVMPELAAIGDFVWHDENMDGIQDGGEAGVAGVTVNLYDCEDVLLATTVTDGSGYYLFSDLTPGGYYVEFVLPMGYVFSPKDQGMDDAMDSDADLMTGKTECTTLDAGETDLTWDAGIYMPVQEGCTHTIGYWKTHAGFGPQDDVVTPLLPIWLGTAGGSKSLAVTTAAIAVDVLEMKTYGKNSNGITKLYAQLLGAKLSIASGASGSDVDDIIADADAFLADHDWMDWDGLSDEDRQMVLDWQGTLDDYNNGDIGPGHCDEIDGHSQEFDNR; the protein is encoded by the coding sequence ATGATTCGGATTACAAACTATGTGCTTTTGTTTGCACTGTTGATGCTTGTGGTGGGTGGGTGCTCTAGGGACTACAGCCCGGTGGACTCGCAGGCACCGGCTGACGTTGGTCGTGCTGCGGCGCCGGGGCTGAGTCTGGCGGCTGAAGATACCTTCAAGTCGGCTACCCTGTACGTTAACGTGATCGAGCCCAGTGGCCAGCCGGTTAACGTGCACCGGATAACGAACTCCTGGGAAGAGATGACGGTCACGTGGAACAATTTCGCTGCTGCCTTTGCACCGGAAACTTGGGGCTCCTTCACGGCCGACGGCGCCGACTGGCGCTCGACGGACGTTACGGCGCTGGTACAGGCCTGGATGAACGGCACGTATGATAACTACGGTTTCCTGCTGGATCAGTTCGACCCCGACTATCCCCGGACCAAGTACTTCAGCCGGGAAGCGAGCGCCAACCAGCCGTACCTCGAAGTCTGCTACGAGACGGACGGCGGCGAGGAGTGCACAAACATCTTCCCGGTCGCCGACGCGTACATTTTCGAGTATACGCCGGATGAGAACCGGGGTGATTCTCCGTTCCTGTATACCGGCCGTTACGAGGAAGGCGGGCCTGAGAAGCAAACGTTGATCAGGTTTGAACTGCCCGTGATGCCTGAACTCGCCGCTATCGGTGACTTCGTCTGGCACGACGAGAACATGGACGGCATCCAGGACGGTGGTGAAGCCGGTGTTGCCGGTGTGACCGTCAATCTTTACGACTGCGAAGATGTTCTGCTTGCCACGACGGTTACGGACGGCAGCGGGTACTACCTCTTTTCGGACCTGACCCCGGGCGGCTACTATGTCGAGTTCGTTTTGCCGATGGGGTACGTGTTCAGTCCGAAGGACCAGGGCATGGATGACGCCATGGACAGCGACGCCGATCTCATGACGGGCAAAACGGAGTGCACGACGCTGGATGCCGGGGAGACGGATCTTACCTGGGACGCCGGCATATACATGCCCGTTCAGGAGGGTTGCACGCACACTATCGGCTACTGGAAGACCCACGCCGGGTTCGGTCCGCAGGACGACGTCGTGACGCCGCTGCTGCCGATCTGGCTCGGTACGGCGGGTGGCAGCAAGAGCCTTGCCGTGACCACCGCAGCTATCGCCGTGGACGTCCTGGAGATGAAGACGTACGGCAAGAACTCAAACGGCATCACCAAGCTGTACGCTCAGTTGCTCGGCGCCAAGCTTAGTATCGCGAGCGGAGCGAGCGGCTCGGATGTTGACGATATAATTGCCGACGCCGATGCCTTCCTTGCCGACCACGACTGGATGGACTGGGATGGCCTGAGCGATGAGGATCGGCAGATGGTCCTTGATTGGCAGGGCACCCTTGATGATTACAACAATGGCGATATCGGCCCGGGTCATTGTGACGAGATCGACGGGCATTCGCAGGAGTTTGACAACAGATAA
- a CDS encoding vWA domain-containing protein, whose protein sequence is MARKCRFAGWLVAALALSLALSCGTKAPEKPGLTAEANMECDLAAMFLFDVGETMGQDIGGGLSLLQWMAGAAGDVVQTVPSGRWNMGLHTFEQNAGTAAWGMEVVTDENRQSFVDALEALTAAGSSDMVTAFDMAGNLLTEDTHRPKFLVIVTDGGFCSQADGTCNQLLNIAAGLKADGVRIMAAGYNLTAEEQGTLTSITAPDPCTNSTSANEAYSMLVETVGTLCGFLKVELAADVPTGFGPGGTGTGMYSANYVQGEAVDVMLQAVGPFVDDGGTVRFEQATGTLGPGSPSFGGKFELTAGQAMSGSYALILKAVPDGGGPVLAALIATVYVGAFSLDVAYETQPAWDQAGGTVTGRVTITTVADAPVPVTISYLVTQAGGQAYVSGFDPGGNPMATTAPQGSSTIPVSFTIRRTDAPAGSYEIHIVVIGAGIRKEVASGPLTIQ, encoded by the coding sequence ATGGCCAGAAAATGTCGGTTTGCAGGCTGGTTGGTCGCTGCTCTTGCACTCAGCCTGGCGCTTTCGTGCGGTACGAAGGCCCCTGAAAAACCGGGGCTGACAGCCGAGGCCAACATGGAGTGCGACCTGGCGGCCATGTTCCTTTTTGACGTCGGTGAGACTATGGGCCAGGACATCGGCGGCGGCCTCAGCCTTCTTCAATGGATGGCCGGCGCGGCAGGCGACGTCGTACAGACCGTGCCTTCCGGGCGCTGGAACATGGGCCTGCATACGTTCGAGCAAAACGCCGGGACGGCGGCCTGGGGCATGGAAGTAGTCACAGATGAGAACAGGCAATCATTTGTCGACGCCCTCGAAGCCCTCACCGCCGCCGGTTCGTCAGACATGGTCACTGCCTTCGATATGGCCGGTAACCTGCTGACCGAGGACACCCACCGGCCCAAGTTCCTCGTGATCGTGACCGACGGCGGTTTCTGTTCACAAGCCGATGGTACCTGCAACCAGCTGCTCAACATCGCCGCCGGGCTGAAAGCCGACGGGGTCAGGATCATGGCCGCGGGTTACAACCTCACGGCCGAGGAACAGGGAACTCTCACGAGTATAACCGCCCCCGACCCCTGCACTAACAGCACCTCGGCAAACGAGGCATACTCTATGCTTGTCGAGACCGTCGGTACTCTCTGCGGTTTTCTGAAAGTGGAGCTTGCAGCGGACGTCCCCACCGGTTTCGGCCCCGGCGGCACCGGCACCGGCATGTACAGCGCGAACTACGTTCAGGGGGAAGCAGTCGATGTCATGCTGCAGGCCGTCGGCCCGTTCGTGGACGACGGCGGCACCGTGCGCTTTGAGCAGGCGACCGGTACGCTTGGTCCCGGATCTCCATCTTTTGGAGGCAAGTTTGAACTGACCGCAGGCCAGGCCATGTCAGGCAGCTATGCCCTGATTCTCAAAGCAGTCCCGGACGGTGGCGGGCCCGTCCTGGCCGCATTGATAGCGACCGTATACGTGGGCGCATTCAGTCTCGACGTGGCCTATGAAACACAGCCTGCCTGGGACCAGGCCGGCGGGACTGTCACCGGCAGGGTGACGATCACCACGGTTGCCGACGCCCCGGTGCCGGTTACGATTTCCTACCTCGTCACCCAGGCCGGCGGGCAGGCCTATGTCTCCGGCTTCGATCCGGGTGGAAATCCGATGGCTACGACTGCCCCGCAGGGGTCCAGCACCATCCCGGTCTCCTTTACAATCAGGCGGACCGACGCACCGGCAGGCAGCTATGAGATTCATATCGTCGTGATCGGGGCAGGGATTCGAAAGGAAGTCGCCTCTGGGCCCCTGACGATCCAGTAG
- a CDS encoding oligopeptide transporter, OPT family encodes MDNSTTGSKANNAASFTPFVPASENIAEVTWKAIILGIIISVVFGVANAYLGLKFGMTVSASIPAAVISMAVLRLMFGKNVTVLENNIVQTVGSAGESLAAGIIFTVPAFFIWATDQQLVAQGYLHNISKAQIFWLSILGGTLGILLMIPLRRYLVEREHGTLRFPEGTACAEIIVAGDEGGGKARMVFMGIGLGALYKIGYDLLRTWSESVNYDFQRFLKGGTVGIDATPALLGVGYIIGPRIAALMLSGAVLGYLGIGPLLAFIGAQIPDVIITPGNIPIPEMDSAQLRNNYIKYLGVGAVAVGGFVSLIKSFPVIISSFSQGFGQLIGRKGIETETPRTSQDLPMKWVLLGVAVVVVAIWLLPGTQLHLLGAALAVLFGFFFVVVAARIVGLVGSSSSPVSGMTIATLLVTSLILIYFGVSGVSGMITTMSVGTIVCIAVCMSGDIAQDLKTGYLLGATPRKQQLTEFIGLIFPALAMGFTVYYLNEAFGFVEGATERTPLLAPQANVMATVVKGVMNANLPWAPILVGGMIALAVELLGIGSLPFAIGLYLPLSLSTPIMTGGLIALLVKRYTRSADYSERNLRGILFSSGLVAGDALVGVVTAFLIGSWGGYAAFYDSHLGMLNTLTGSFGPWLALILFGCLTAVLAHMAFRGFRK; translated from the coding sequence GTGGACAACTCTACGACCGGCAGCAAAGCCAATAACGCTGCGTCCTTCACCCCCTTTGTTCCGGCCAGCGAGAACATCGCCGAAGTTACCTGGAAAGCCATCATTCTGGGCATCATTATCTCAGTCGTATTCGGCGTGGCTAACGCCTATTTGGGGCTGAAATTCGGCATGACCGTATCGGCCTCCATCCCGGCGGCCGTAATATCCATGGCCGTCCTTCGGCTGATGTTCGGCAAGAATGTGACGGTTCTGGAAAACAACATCGTACAGACCGTAGGCTCGGCGGGGGAATCACTGGCCGCCGGAATCATCTTCACCGTTCCGGCCTTTTTCATCTGGGCAACCGACCAGCAATTGGTGGCCCAGGGCTACTTGCACAACATTTCCAAAGCCCAGATCTTCTGGCTGTCGATCCTCGGCGGAACGCTGGGCATTCTGCTTATGATTCCGCTTCGTCGTTACCTTGTGGAGCGGGAGCACGGAACTTTGCGCTTTCCCGAGGGGACGGCGTGCGCCGAGATAATCGTGGCCGGCGACGAGGGCGGCGGCAAGGCGCGCATGGTCTTTATGGGCATCGGTCTCGGGGCTCTGTATAAAATCGGTTACGACCTGCTGAGAACGTGGTCTGAATCGGTCAACTATGATTTCCAGAGGTTCCTGAAGGGCGGGACGGTCGGCATCGACGCCACCCCGGCGCTGCTCGGCGTTGGGTACATCATCGGTCCGAGAATCGCCGCCCTTATGCTCAGCGGGGCTGTTCTCGGTTACCTGGGAATCGGTCCGCTGCTGGCGTTCATCGGCGCCCAGATTCCAGACGTCATTATTACACCCGGGAATATCCCCATCCCTGAGATGGACAGCGCACAACTGCGCAACAATTATATCAAGTACCTGGGCGTCGGGGCGGTCGCGGTCGGAGGATTCGTCTCCCTTATCAAGTCGTTCCCGGTGATCATCTCCTCGTTCAGCCAGGGGTTCGGTCAGTTGATCGGGAGGAAAGGAATCGAAACCGAAACTCCCCGCACCTCGCAGGATCTGCCGATGAAGTGGGTTCTTCTCGGAGTGGCCGTAGTGGTCGTCGCCATCTGGCTGCTGCCGGGGACCCAACTGCACCTTCTCGGCGCGGCGCTGGCCGTGCTGTTCGGCTTCTTCTTTGTCGTCGTGGCCGCCCGCATTGTCGGACTGGTGGGGTCGTCTTCCTCGCCGGTCTCCGGCATGACCATCGCGACCCTGCTGGTAACCTCGCTGATTCTGATCTACTTCGGCGTTTCAGGGGTAAGCGGGATGATCACCACCATGTCGGTCGGCACCATCGTCTGCATCGCCGTCTGCATGTCCGGTGATATAGCCCAGGACCTCAAGACCGGCTATCTGCTCGGAGCCACACCTCGCAAACAGCAGTTGACCGAGTTCATAGGACTGATCTTTCCCGCCCTGGCCATGGGGTTCACCGTGTACTACCTCAATGAGGCGTTCGGCTTTGTCGAGGGCGCCACCGAGCGCACGCCCTTGCTGGCCCCGCAGGCCAATGTGATGGCAACCGTCGTTAAGGGAGTTATGAACGCCAACCTGCCCTGGGCGCCGATACTTGTGGGTGGCATGATCGCCCTCGCGGTTGAGTTACTGGGGATCGGGTCACTGCCGTTCGCAATCGGGCTGTACCTGCCCCTTTCCCTTTCCACGCCGATCATGACCGGCGGGCTCATTGCGCTCCTGGTCAAAAGATATACCCGATCGGCCGACTACAGCGAGAGAAATCTCCGAGGTATCCTTTTCTCATCCGGCCTCGTGGCCGGGGATGCGCTGGTGGGCGTAGTGACCGCCTTCCTCATCGGCTCGTGGGGAGGCTACGCCGCCTTTTACGACAGTCATCTGGGCATGCTCAACACCCTCACGGGCAGTTTCGGCCCGTGGTTAGCCCTGATCCTCTTCGGGTGTCTTACCGCTGTCCTGGCCCACATGGCCTTCAGGGGTTTCAGGAAATAG
- a CDS encoding T9SS type A sorting domain-containing protein — MKHFSIFTVVIAIMLVSASLFAADKIAPVAAKVSADNTVTVPLEITNQDGLMAIDIPIRFSDGVTLKEVNFENTRVSYFDLKIANIDNDDNTVVVGLVTQTTPEPKPMLAAGTGSVANLVFQVDDPSVSEITLEALETQRPHHSMTFIYLPPDRGEGVGQTRSTPEFGTVSVSLSGKLGEDNLPTSYSLAQNYPNPFNPTATIPFSLKEGGEWKVTIYNVTGQVVEEIRGYAEAGHVDVEWDASELASGIYFYKLEAGSFKATKKAVLLK, encoded by the coding sequence TTGAAACATTTTAGCATCTTCACAGTGGTCATTGCCATCATGCTCGTGTCTGCTTCGTTATTCGCGGCTGACAAGATCGCACCGGTTGCGGCGAAAGTCAGCGCCGATAATACGGTCACTGTTCCGCTGGAGATCACCAACCAGGACGGTTTAATGGCGATCGACATTCCAATTCGGTTTTCCGATGGTGTGACGCTCAAGGAGGTCAACTTTGAGAACACCCGCGTCTCATACTTTGACCTGAAGATCGCCAACATCGACAACGATGATAATACCGTTGTTGTCGGTCTGGTGACGCAGACGACGCCGGAGCCGAAACCGATGTTAGCAGCCGGGACCGGGTCGGTGGCTAACCTGGTGTTCCAGGTCGACGATCCATCAGTCAGTGAGATCACCCTGGAGGCCTTGGAGACGCAACGGCCACATCACTCGATGACTTTCATCTACCTGCCTCCCGATCGCGGGGAAGGCGTTGGGCAGACGAGATCGACGCCGGAATTCGGAACGGTCTCTGTTTCCCTGTCGGGTAAGCTCGGCGAGGATAATCTTCCGACCAGCTACAGTCTGGCGCAGAATTATCCCAACCCGTTCAACCCGACTGCCACGATTCCTTTTTCTCTGAAGGAAGGCGGTGAGTGGAAGGTGACCATCTACAATGTAACCGGACAGGTCGTCGAGGAGATCAGGGGCTACGCCGAGGCCGGTCACGTTGACGTTGAGTGGGACGCTTCGGAACTCGCCTCTGGTATCTACTTCTACAAGCTGGAGGCCGGCAGTTTCAAGGCCACCAAGAAGGCGGTTCTGCTGAAGTAA
- a CDS encoding ABC transporter permease, with product MRDNSTIRDFFKVLNCLDLKDRGVYHFSGQDMIVVDTINGWLKRFASECQNIFFFALRMVAALFSRPIYLRETMEQMYLIGVGSLFLIVLTGLVSGQGFALAFSQELALFGAKDYLGRIMSLAIVRELGPSLAGLMIAARVASGITAEIGAMKSSNQLDALVAFGIDPFKKIAAPRLISLMVMVPALTIICDTVAILGGWMVATLIANVTSTTYWANVRYKLTFGNMLMGFLKPVVFSLIIAFISCYKGFTSEGGTKGVGRATTNSVVLSSILILVFSFLITKILGPVVRGYM from the coding sequence TTGCGTGATAATAGCACAATCCGCGACTTTTTCAAGGTGCTAAATTGCCTTGACTTAAAGGACCGGGGCGTCTACCATTTCTCCGGGCAGGATATGATTGTCGTTGATACCATTAACGGTTGGCTCAAGCGTTTCGCTTCTGAGTGCCAGAACATCTTCTTCTTTGCGCTGCGGATGGTAGCCGCCCTGTTCTCACGGCCGATCTACCTGCGCGAGACCATGGAGCAAATGTACCTGATCGGCGTGGGCTCGCTGTTTCTTATTGTCCTTACCGGTCTCGTCTCGGGACAGGGGTTTGCCCTGGCCTTCTCCCAGGAGCTGGCGCTGTTCGGCGCCAAGGATTACCTGGGCCGGATCATGTCGCTGGCGATCGTCCGGGAGCTGGGGCCGAGCCTGGCCGGCCTGATGATAGCCGCGCGCGTCGCCTCGGGGATTACCGCCGAAATCGGCGCCATGAAGTCTTCCAACCAGCTTGACGCGCTGGTGGCATTCGGTATCGATCCGTTCAAGAAGATCGCGGCGCCGCGGCTCATTTCGCTCATGGTCATGGTGCCGGCTCTCACCATCATCTGCGACACCGTGGCAATCCTCGGCGGGTGGATGGTGGCGACGCTTATTGCCAATGTTACTTCCACCACATACTGGGCAAACGTGAGGTATAAACTGACCTTCGGGAACATGCTCATGGGCTTCCTGAAACCGGTTGTCTTCTCGCTGATAATTGCGTTCATATCATGCTATAAGGGATTTACGTCCGAGGGCGGCACCAAGGGCGTGGGGCGCGCCACGACGAATTCAGTGGTTCTGTCCTCCATACTCATACTGGTGTTCAGTTTTCTGATTACGAAGATTCTCGGCCCGGTGGTCAGGGGATACATGTGA
- a CDS encoding ATP-binding cassette domain-containing protein — protein sequence MIEFRNIDFSYGDQVVLTDVSFRVGRGESVVVMGPSGSGKSTILRLILGLECPQSGEILINGRNVCVMKEAEKREIRKQIGMVFQDGALFDSMTVGENVGYYLLEYTNMTWPEISQKASRMLGFVGLDPDEVGDKLPEHLSGGQRRRVAIGRALLSTDPKIMLYDEPTTGLDPAMTDAVLSLIMKLQETRGISSVVVTHQIADVLGIPGRFVVLTDGRVVFDGTLEELRESRELDVLSFLAPFRLSMADVARRKFITTQRAGGE from the coding sequence GTGATCGAGTTTAGGAACATAGACTTTTCCTATGGCGACCAGGTCGTGCTCACGGACGTCTCGTTCAGGGTCGGCCGGGGAGAATCCGTGGTCGTTATGGGCCCGTCCGGTTCCGGGAAATCGACCATCCTCCGGCTGATCCTCGGCCTTGAGTGTCCGCAGTCGGGCGAAATCCTGATCAACGGCCGGAACGTGTGCGTCATGAAGGAGGCCGAGAAGCGGGAAATCCGTAAGCAGATCGGCATGGTGTTTCAGGACGGTGCCCTGTTCGACTCCATGACGGTGGGGGAAAACGTCGGCTACTACCTGCTCGAGTACACGAACATGACTTGGCCCGAGATCAGTCAGAAAGCGTCACGGATGCTCGGCTTTGTCGGTCTGGATCCGGACGAGGTGGGCGACAAGCTCCCGGAGCACCTCTCGGGTGGCCAGCGGCGGCGGGTGGCTATCGGCCGGGCACTCTTGTCCACGGATCCCAAGATCATGCTGTATGACGAGCCCACCACGGGGCTGGACCCGGCCATGACGGACGCCGTGCTGTCGCTCATCATGAAGCTGCAGGAGACCAGAGGAATCTCGTCGGTGGTGGTCACGCACCAGATCGCCGACGTCCTCGGGATACCCGGCCGGTTCGTGGTGCTTACCGACGGGCGGGTGGTGTTTGACGGTACGCTCGAGGAGTTGCGCGAAAGTCGCGAACTCGATGTGCTTAGTTTTCTGGCGCCGTTCCGGCTGTCCATGGCCGACGTGGCGCGGCGGAAATTCATAACTACTCAACGCGCGGGCGGAGAATGA